The Xiphias gladius isolate SHS-SW01 ecotype Sanya breed wild chromosome 9, ASM1685928v1, whole genome shotgun sequence genome window below encodes:
- the LOC120794193 gene encoding B-cell CLL/lymphoma 6 member B protein-like, with the protein EGEDGREGTGVRLCELLQAGGVSVRPLGKHLAISLPSLPLRLWDTQTTHTAHSAHLEPTHTHPPPPPSAPPPSSPLEASGQRKPLTPLWQPPRPHSPNGAAQHWPRHGAASDSSTRHWSSWSLDRPDAVVTPYNTPPDCCVPIRPQTSSQNYSYSCQSSPGHCSSQHAPEQHSDPCCDREEAELSELDSLYQASLQAGKSGCSPSERLISRVGGQARSKTPNADMERSVFGADCTSTPTYLNKPTMLRDLRFGVEPNDGESLRQIGRSLSGTVVTPRRSRLTATRSFVKQADVSASPCLLPLF; encoded by the exons gaaggcGAGGATGGGAGGGAGGGGACGGGGGTGAGGCTGTGTGAGTTGCTGCAGGCAGGGGGGGTGAGTGTCAGACCTCTGGGGAAGCACTTAGCCATCTCTCTGCCCTCACTTCCTCTGCGTCTCTGGGatacacaaaccacacacaccgCACACTCCGCACACCttgaacccacacacacacaccctcccccTCCGCCCTCTGCTCCTCCCCCGTCTTCCCCTCTGGAGGCTTCTGGGCAAAGGAAACCTCTCACGCCTCTCTGGCAGCCCCCCCGGCCCCATTCCCCCAACGGCGCCGCTCAGCATTGGCCGAGGCACGGAGCCGCCTCCGACAGCAGCACACGTCACTGGTCCTCCTGGAGTTTGGACCGTCCTGACGCCGTGGTGACGCCTTACAACACACCCCCAGACTGCTGTGTTCCCATCAGGCCGCAGACATCCAGCCAGAACTACAGCTACAGTTGCCAGTCCTCTCCAGGGCACTGCAGCTCCCAGCATGCCCCAGAGCAACACAGTGATCCCTGCTGTGACCGCGAAGAGGCTGAGTTGTCTGAGCTTGACTCCCTTTACCAGGCCAGTCTGCAGGCCGGAAAGTCag gctgCAGCCCATCAGAGAGACTCATATCCAGGGTGGGAGGGCAGGCTCGCTCTAAGACCCCCAACGCAGACATGGAGAGGAGTGTGTTCGGGGCGGACTGCACCAGCACCCCCACCTACCTCAACAAG CCAACGATGTTGCGGGATCTGCGTTTTGGGGTGGAGCCTAACGATGGGGAAAGTCTGAGGCAAATCGGACGCAGCCTGAGCGGCACAGTAGTGACCCCGCGCCGCAGCCGCCTGACTGCAACCCGCAGCTTT GTGAAGCAGGCTGATGTCAGTGCCTCTCCTTGCTTACTTCCTCTCTTCTGA